A stretch of the Acidobacteriota bacterium genome encodes the following:
- a CDS encoding TolC family protein, with the protein MLTLRQAKDEAARANPDLDALRRMSAAAARRPDAERYLMPPMVEAQAFEWPFDTLNPRRAQLMFGLAQEWPGRGKRERRVAVLERQAAVVANEVPMKARDIASDVALAYADLAFARRTIEVVDESVALVQQMADAAEARYAAGGMGQQDVLKAIVERSRLEEQRLMAMEQASMAEARLNAFMGRPPDAPIGALDPPDDLRPLPSSADLAALATAVHPEVQATDLEREVAVAVAAGVEAERRPDYVVRGGYMVMPGMRDAWTAAVGLTWPNAPWARKRLDAMAREAEAEAEAADAKRHAVENRLRLMAREAWVRADAATARARLISTSILPQTRHALELSRVAYQNATASFLDLLDIQRQLLDAHLEYWRAIADRDQAIAELERALDLDLAASSTPRAARTIPARARDRVASTF; encoded by the coding sequence TTGCTGACGCTTCGTCAGGCCAAGGACGAGGCGGCACGGGCGAATCCCGACCTCGACGCGCTCAGGCGGATGAGCGCGGCGGCGGCCCGCCGCCCGGATGCCGAGCGCTACCTGATGCCGCCGATGGTCGAGGCGCAGGCCTTCGAGTGGCCGTTCGATACGCTCAACCCACGGCGCGCCCAGCTCATGTTCGGCCTCGCGCAGGAATGGCCGGGCCGCGGCAAGCGGGAACGGCGTGTGGCCGTGCTCGAGCGCCAGGCGGCCGTGGTGGCCAACGAGGTCCCCATGAAGGCCCGCGACATCGCCAGCGACGTCGCCCTCGCCTATGCCGACCTCGCCTTTGCCAGGCGCACCATCGAGGTCGTCGACGAGAGCGTGGCGCTCGTGCAGCAGATGGCCGACGCCGCCGAGGCGCGCTACGCGGCCGGAGGGATGGGCCAGCAGGACGTGCTCAAGGCCATCGTCGAGCGTTCGCGCCTCGAGGAGCAGCGCCTCATGGCCATGGAGCAGGCCTCCATGGCCGAAGCGCGGCTGAACGCGTTCATGGGCAGGCCGCCCGACGCGCCCATTGGCGCGCTCGACCCACCAGACGACCTCCGACCGCTGCCTTCGTCGGCAGACCTCGCCGCGCTTGCGACAGCCGTGCACCCCGAGGTGCAGGCCACCGACCTCGAGCGTGAGGTGGCGGTGGCGGTGGCGGCTGGCGTCGAGGCCGAGCGTCGTCCCGACTACGTTGTCAGAGGTGGCTACATGGTGATGCCGGGGATGCGCGACGCGTGGACCGCCGCCGTCGGCCTCACGTGGCCGAATGCGCCCTGGGCGCGCAAGCGTCTCGACGCCATGGCGCGTGAAGCCGAGGCCGAAGCCGAGGCGGCCGACGCGAAGCGACACGCCGTCGAGAATCGCCTCCGCCTGATGGCGCGTGAGGCATGGGTGCGCGCCGACGCGGCGACGGCCCGCGCGCGGCTGATTTCGACGAGCATCCTGCCCCAGACCCGCCACGCGCTCGAACTCTCGCGGGTGGCCTATCAGAACGCCACCGCGAGCTTCCTCGACCTGCTCGACATCCAGCGCCAACTGCTCGACGCGCATCTCGAGTACTGGCGCGCCATTGCCGACCGCGATCAGGCGATCGCCGAACTCGAGCGTGCGCTCGACCTCGACCTCGCCGCATCGTCCACGCCGCGT
- a CDS encoding YceI family protein, protein MKTRTLMTALSLATALAVPAQAQTDTWEIDTAHSQSTFSVKHLMVTTVRGQFGKTSGKVQWNGKDVSTISVEATIDATTINTREQKRDDHLRSADFFDVEKFPTITFKSKRVEAASGGKFKLVGDLTMRGVTKEVVLDVEGPTSAITDMQGNQRVGATATTRLNRKDFNIVWNRALDGGGVVVSDEVDVTIDLALVKRSAATGE, encoded by the coding sequence ATGAAGACACGCACGCTGATGACCGCCCTGAGCCTTGCGACGGCCCTGGCCGTCCCCGCTCAGGCCCAGACCGATACCTGGGAAATCGACACGGCCCACTCACAGAGCACGTTCTCGGTGAAGCACCTGATGGTCACCACCGTGCGCGGCCAGTTCGGCAAGACGTCGGGCAAGGTCCAGTGGAATGGCAAGGACGTGTCGACCATCTCGGTCGAGGCCACGATCGACGCGACGACGATCAACACGCGCGAACAGAAGCGCGACGATCACCTCCGCAGCGCCGACTTCTTCGACGTCGAGAAGTTCCCGACGATCACGTTCAAGTCGAAGCGGGTCGAAGCCGCGAGCGGCGGGAAGTTCAAGCTCGTTGGCGACCTCACGATGCGCGGCGTCACGAAGGAAGTGGTGCTCGACGTCGAAGGTCCGACCTCGGCGATCACCGACATGCAGGGCAACCAGCGCGTGGGCGCGACGGCCACGACCCGCCTCAATCGCAAGGACTTCAACATCGTGTGGAACCGTGCCCTCGATGGGGGCGGCGTCGTCGTCAGCGACGAGGTCGACGTGACCATCGATCTGGCCCTGGTCAAGCGCTCTGCTGCGACGGGGGAGTGA
- a CDS encoding protein kinase, whose product MIPAPGTTLKHYRLGSPLGQGGMGAVFRAEDVRLGREVAIKFLLPSRELGPDHRVRLLREARAASALHSPHIAAIYDIGEHDEAAFIVMELVDGDPLSTLTARGPLPVVDALDVAMQAADALDEAHRHGIVHRDVKSANLMVDRRGRVKVLDFGLAKFLPADGDVDQTKSFETVAGSVLGTFSYMSPEQALGRPVDGRSDLFSLGVVLYEMLTGRLPFEGATVTEVLDRLVHHEPPAIGRFNYDVPASLESVVLKALTKSPDFRYQSARELYIDLHAIRRQIDHADRATSVGGPGSGVRTGSGVAVAGTVGPTTGASPAECCLVAVMAFSNITGEPADDWIGSGIAETVTADLKAVKGVQVVGRAQVFEALRTMGSGSRQVDDRLAIDVGRRLGASWIVTGAYQRLGDLIRITAHFVDVGTGRLLRTVKVDGRIDAIFELQDRIVYELGQHLNLELNDSEVSAIGRDETRSVEAYEAYSLGLMNVRLGTRDSLDRAIGQFERAIAIDAAYAAAWAALGGALNLKGDFLSMPDLRFKAIEALRRAIGLDPTLAQAHQALGAALVWTGRVDEGLLSIEEAVRLDPASAAAHAALARVRWAAQGRLEEGIAALERAVELNPDGGYWFLQLSLLYALTGRFAEAEATARSAVTLQEEFRSGSEGLQIVGAHIRVGYALYRMGRYDEAIAEFERELGFLASGDHALRERTTIEVFQKLSAAYQRHGRTAEADRYFDRAVKAFEARVGRGAEDDATTYYIASLYGLRGDAERASRLLASSLRGRRLLNLVRARIDPDFDPVRDSPAFRTVVGTES is encoded by the coding sequence ATGATTCCGGCACCCGGCACGACGCTCAAGCACTACCGGCTCGGGTCGCCGCTCGGCCAGGGCGGCATGGGTGCGGTCTTTCGCGCGGAGGACGTCCGCCTCGGGCGGGAGGTCGCCATCAAGTTCCTGCTGCCGTCGCGCGAGCTCGGCCCCGACCACAGGGTCCGCCTGCTGCGCGAGGCGCGCGCCGCGTCGGCGCTCCATTCGCCGCACATCGCCGCGATCTACGACATCGGCGAACACGACGAGGCCGCGTTCATCGTGATGGAGCTCGTCGACGGCGATCCGCTCTCGACCCTGACGGCGCGCGGCCCGCTGCCCGTCGTCGACGCCCTCGACGTCGCGATGCAGGCCGCCGATGCCCTGGACGAGGCGCATCGCCACGGCATCGTCCACCGGGATGTGAAGAGTGCCAACTTGATGGTCGATCGACGCGGCCGGGTCAAGGTGCTCGACTTCGGTCTGGCCAAGTTCCTGCCGGCGGACGGCGACGTGGACCAGACGAAGAGTTTCGAGACGGTGGCCGGCAGCGTGCTCGGCACCTTCTCCTACATGTCGCCGGAGCAGGCCCTCGGCCGGCCGGTGGACGGGCGTTCCGACCTCTTCTCGCTGGGAGTCGTGCTCTACGAGATGCTCACCGGGCGGTTGCCGTTCGAGGGTGCGACGGTGACCGAAGTGCTCGACCGGCTGGTGCACCACGAGCCGCCGGCCATCGGCCGCTTCAACTACGACGTGCCCGCATCGCTCGAGTCGGTGGTGCTCAAGGCGCTCACCAAGTCTCCCGACTTCCGTTACCAGTCGGCCAGGGAGCTGTACATCGACCTGCACGCGATCCGCCGGCAGATCGACCACGCCGACCGGGCCACGTCGGTTGGCGGTCCGGGCAGCGGCGTCCGCACCGGGTCGGGCGTGGCCGTCGCCGGAACGGTGGGTCCGACGACCGGCGCGTCGCCGGCCGAGTGTTGTCTCGTCGCGGTGATGGCGTTCTCGAACATCACGGGCGAGCCGGCCGACGACTGGATTGGATCGGGCATCGCCGAGACGGTGACGGCCGACCTGAAGGCGGTGAAGGGCGTGCAGGTCGTGGGCCGGGCGCAGGTGTTCGAGGCGCTGCGGACGATGGGCAGCGGTTCGCGTCAGGTCGACGACCGCCTCGCGATCGACGTCGGCCGCCGCCTCGGCGCGTCGTGGATCGTCACGGGGGCCTACCAGCGCCTCGGCGACCTCATCCGGATTACGGCGCATTTCGTCGACGTGGGCACGGGCCGTCTGCTGCGCACCGTGAAGGTCGACGGGCGCATCGACGCCATCTTCGAGCTGCAGGACCGGATCGTGTACGAGCTGGGGCAACACCTCAACCTGGAGTTGAACGACTCGGAGGTGTCGGCCATCGGGCGCGACGAGACCCGCTCGGTCGAAGCCTATGAGGCCTACTCGCTGGGGCTCATGAACGTGCGGCTCGGGACGCGTGACTCGCTCGATCGGGCGATCGGCCAGTTCGAGCGGGCCATCGCGATCGACGCGGCGTACGCCGCGGCGTGGGCGGCGCTCGGAGGCGCGTTGAACCTCAAGGGCGACTTCCTGTCGATGCCTGACCTGCGCTTCAAGGCCATCGAGGCGCTCAGGCGGGCGATTGGCCTCGATCCGACCCTGGCCCAGGCCCACCAGGCGCTTGGCGCGGCACTCGTCTGGACGGGTCGGGTCGACGAGGGCCTTCTGTCAATCGAGGAAGCCGTTCGCCTCGATCCGGCGAGCGCGGCCGCGCACGCCGCGCTCGCCCGAGTCCGCTGGGCCGCCCAGGGGCGCCTCGAGGAGGGGATCGCCGCGCTCGAACGGGCGGTCGAGCTCAACCCTGACGGTGGGTACTGGTTCCTCCAGTTGTCGCTCCTGTACGCCCTCACGGGGCGCTTCGCCGAGGCCGAGGCCACCGCACGCAGCGCGGTCACCCTCCAGGAGGAGTTCCGGTCGGGCAGCGAGGGGCTGCAGATCGTCGGCGCGCACATCCGCGTGGGGTATGCGCTCTATCGGATGGGGCGGTACGACGAGGCGATTGCCGAGTTCGAGCGCGAGCTGGGGTTCCTCGCCTCTGGCGATCACGCCCTGCGCGAGCGAACGACCATCGAGGTGTTCCAGAAGTTGAGCGCGGCCTACCAGCGCCACGGACGGACGGCCGAGGCGGACCGCTACTTCGACCGCGCGGTCAAGGCGTTCGAAGCGCGCGTGGGGCGCGGTGCCGAAGACGACGCGACGACCTACTACATCGCCTCGCTGTACGGGTTGCGTGGCGACGCCGAGCGTGCGTCGCGGCTGCTGGCGTCGTCGCTGCGGGGGCGCCGGCTCCTCAACCTGGTCCGGGCGCGCATCGACCCCGACTTCGATCCCGTTCGGGACTCGCCAGCCTTCCGCACGGTCGTCGGTACCGAATCCTGA
- a CDS encoding ArsR family transcriptional regulator: MADPDLVRIAKALADPTRLGILQTIAARGEVCCGDLWRAFPITAATVTHHLKVLDAAGLVDMRRDGQFVRVRAQRGTIDAYRAALGAAFEAEAPDPDRVRSSP; this comes from the coding sequence ATGGCCGATCCCGACCTCGTTCGCATCGCCAAGGCCCTGGCCGACCCGACCCGGCTCGGCATCCTCCAGACCATCGCCGCGCGAGGCGAGGTCTGCTGCGGCGACCTCTGGCGGGCGTTTCCCATCACCGCCGCGACCGTGACACACCATCTGAAGGTTCTCGACGCCGCCGGACTCGTCGACATGCGCCGCGACGGGCAGTTCGTTCGCGTCCGGGCGCAGCGCGGTACCATCGACGCGTACCGGGCGGCGCTCGGCGCCGCGTTCGAGGCCGAAGCCCCTGATCCGGACCGGGTGAGGTCGTCCCCATGA